The following is a genomic window from Saprospiraceae bacterium.
ATCAGAAATTAAATGAGATTTTGATAGAACAGGATAGCTTATTGACCATGCAGGTGAAAGCAGTTGCTTTAAAATATAAAACAGGAGAATCCAGTCAGCTGGAACAAATAATGAGTATCACGCGGAAGGAAGAATTTCAGCAAATGATACGTCAAAATCAGACAGCGATGGATATGGAGACAAAGAAACTTGCCATGATACTTCAATTAAAAGAGGATATTACTTTTGAATTAGTTGATTATGGTGTGTTGGATCTTTTTGATGTAAGTAATGCCGCATCGTTGACTCAAAATACAGCTGTAAGCATAGCTTTGCAAGACGTAAAACTTGCTGATATGCAGGTAAACCTTGAAAAAGCACAAATGAAACCTGAGTTTAGTGTAGGATATTTCATCCAATCTCTGACAGGAAATCAGGAAGTGAATAGTCAGATTATATCTTACAACGGAGTACCCAGGTTTCAGGGGGCCACGATTGGTATGTCGATACCCATCTTGTCTTTGGGGAGTAACAAAGCTAAGATCAGCGCTTTAAAAAACAATGTATTGCTCCAGCAAAAAAATGCCGACATAACAAATCAGAGCATCCTTATTAGTTACAATCAATTGATAAGCGAATTGAACTTAGCGAAAAGCAAACTGGAATATTTTGAGAAGACCGCAAATCCAAATGCAGCAATCATTATCAGGAATGCAAATACTTCTTATACCAATGGAGATATTTCCTATATCGAATACATGCAAGGAATGCAAATGGCTAGAGAAATAAAACTGGACTACTTTGCTTCGTTAAATCGGTATAATGAAATAGTCATAAACCTTCAATATTTAATGAATAAATAGAAATTTTAATACCTTAAAAAAAGTAAAATGAAAAATAAAATAAAGATAATTTTATTCCTGTTCCTATTGCCATTACTGATGATCAATGTATCATCGTGCAAATCCAAATCTAACGAAAATGCGGCAGAAGAACATGCAGAAGGTGATGGCCATAATCATGAAGCAGAAGAGGACCATAGTGGTCATGACCATGCCGATGGTGAACATACTGAGCAAGAAGCACATAGCAAAACTGTACACCTGAATGCTGCACAGTACAAAAATGCAGGTATAGATACCGGCTGGTTTGAAATGAAAAATTTGAGTGATGCTATCAATGCTTCCGGATACACCAAACTACCACCGCAAAATCAGGCAGATGTTACATCGGCGATGGGTGGAATAGTAAAGACCATCAAAGTAATAGAAGGACAATATGTGAAACAGGGTCAATCGCTGGCGACCATACAAAGTCTTGAATACAATAAGATAAGGCTGGAGAAATCAAAACTGAAAGAATCACTCCAATCTGCACAAGCCAATAAACAATACCTGGATGTGGAATATAATAGGCAAAAAGAGCTCTCAGAGGAGAACATCAATGCAAAAAAGACATTTCAGAAAGTAGCGTCTGAATTGGAATTAGAGACAAAAAAAATTGTAAACCTGCTGGAACAGATAGAAATCACAGACCAAATGTTGATATTGGGCGGTACATCAAAATCACCCGTACTGTCCATCAATGCCCCAATATCAGGATATGTATCAGATATATATATCAAAATAGGAAGTAATGCTGAAACAGGAAAGCCAATGTTTACCATACTTGATAATTCAAAAATGCATGTGGATCTGCTGATATATGAAAAGGATCTTTTTAAAGTCAAAGTTGGTCAGGATGTCCGTTTTATACTTACCAATCAGAATAATAAAGAAATCAGGGGTAAAATAAAAAACATTGGCAAAAACTTTGAAAATGATACTAAATCTGTTGCGGTCCATGCGGATATCATCGATTTAAATCACAATCTAATACCAGGCATGTATGTCAATGCATTGGTTGAGATGGGTGGCAATAAAGTAAGCTCATTACCTTCGGATGCTATAATAAAAGCAGAAGGCAGAGAGTTTATATTTATCATGGAAAATGAACAACATGAAGAAGGTGAAATTACTTTTGCCAGAATCGAAGTAAAAACAGGTGTGTCCCAGCTTGGAAATGTTCAGGTAAATTTATTAGAACCTATACATGAGGGTGATAAAATTGTCACTAAAGGTGCCTTTTATCTGCAATCACATCTGACCAAAGAATCGGGAGGCGGAGGTCATGCTCATTAGCGTGGAAATCAATAATAATTTATTTTTAAATAATTCACTAATCATTTTTTAATATGAAAACATTTAATTTTTTTATTTTTCTAATTTTATTTTCTACTGTTTTTGTTTCTTGTGGAGAAAAGAAAACATCTCCGGAAAATAATTCGATGCAACAAGACACTGTAGGGGCAAAGGAGTTAGCACATGTCGATTATGTATGCCCGATGGATTGCGAAAAAGGTAAAGTTTACCATGAAATGGGCAAATGTCCTAAGTGTAAAATGGATCTGATTAAAAAAGAACATGAAGATCATGATGGGCATGATCACCATGAAGGAGATGGGCACGATCATAAAGAAGGAGATGGTCATGAACATAAAGAAGGCGACGGTCACGAACATTAATAGTGATTGAAATCTGATCCATAGTTTAAGTTCACAAATAAATATTTTATAACTTTTTAAACCAAATAAAAATGGCCATTGTAAAAGTAATTGAAGTCATTGCAAGCTCTCCAAACAGTATAGAAGAAGCTATGCAAAATGCGGTAACTGAAGTGTCTAAAACCATTCGAAATGTAGATTCGGTGTATGTAAAAGATACCAAAGCGCATGTAAAAGATGGTAAAATAATTTCTTTTGGCGTGATCTGTAACATATCTTTCAGAATAGATAATGATATGAATACAGTGGATTAGAGATTAAAGAAGTGTGAGATGCAATAAAAAAATTGCATCTCACTCATTATTCGTATTATTAATACGTTTTATTTTTGCATTACAAATCAAAATCAATGAATCAACGAAATACATTTATATCTGGTATGGTTGCCATAACCTTTTTAATCATATCCTGTAGTAAATTTGAGCCTGAAGCTCCTGATGATGATAATATACTAGATGGTCCTGTAAGCGGTCTCACACATGAACAAAATCGTCAGTTTTTAGCTGGAGACGTAGCATTTAATAATGAAATATTTACTCCTGCGACTGGACTGGGACCAATATTTGTAGCAACAAGCTGCGGAAGTTGCCATGCAGGTGATGGTAAAGGAACACCTTTTACTACACTGGTGAGATTTGGACAAACTGATAGCACCGGCAATAAGTATTTGCACTTAGGTGGTCCACAATTACAAAACAGAGCAATTCCCGGATTTAAAACAGAGGTCATACCAAATGGTGCTACTTCATCAAAATTTACACCACCTGCAAACACAGGACTTGGCTTTTTAGAACTGGTGAGTGATGAAGATATACTCTCCATGTCGGATCCTGAAGACAGCAATGGCGATGGAATATCGGGTGTGCCTAGTTTTGGATATTTACCGGAATTCATAACACCCAATAGTAATGCCGTGGTTAAAAATGGAAAATACATACACCGGTTTGGCAAAAAAGCGGCTGCTTACAATTTACTTCACCAAACGGTGAATGCATATAATCAGGATATGGGTATTACTTCCACCTTTACTCCACATGATGTATATAGTGGTCATACAATTGATCCAGAAGTGAGTGACAAAACTGTAAGAGATGTTGTTTTTTACCTTCAAACATTAAAAGCACCGATACAAAGAGACAGTGGAAATCCAATCAATGTACAGGGTAAAAATTTATTCTCACAAATCAATTGTTCGGGCTGCCATACACCACAACTGAAAACGGGTTTTTCTCCCGTCTCGGTATTGAGTAATAAGACCATATATCCTTATACAGATATGTTGCTTCATGATATGGGGAATGACCTTGATGATGGCTATACTGAAGGATTTGCAAAAACTTCAGAATGGCGAACGCCAGCATTGTGGGGACTAGGATTATCTCCAAATTCACAGGGTGGTCAGTATTTTTTAATGCATGATGGCCGGGCAAAAAGTATCGACGAAGCTATCATGATGCATGGTGGAGAAGCTAAACTAAGCAAAGATAAATTCAACCTGTTGAATGAGAGTGAAAAATCTGCCATCATTCATTTTTTAAAATCGTTGTAAGATGAATAGAAAAGATTTTTTAAAAACATGTGGGTTTGCATGCTTGGGCGGTAGTGCAATGGCGACCATTATGCAAAGTTGTACGGTAACAAAGACCATCACCGGTATTATTGAAAATAGTGATCTTATGGTAGCTATTTCAGATTTTGAATCTGTCTCAGATAATAAAATTACATTCAAAAAGTATGTCATTATAAACAATGACGTCCTGAAATTTCCCATTTGTGTATACAGAATAGAAGAAAATAAATACAACGCACTATGGCTGGAGTGCACTCACCAGGGAAATGAAGTACAAGTGTTTGGTGATAAGCTCCAATGCCCGGCGCATGGCAGTGAATTCAGTAATTCCGGGTTGGTAACCAATGGGCCAGCAGACAGGAATCTTCGCACTTTTCCTGTCACAATTGAAGGTAATTTTTTAAAAATTTCATTGAAAGCCGTATGAAGAAGATATTAACCTTGTGTTTATTTTTATTATATATGATACAACATATTCAAGCCCAGATTGATCCTTCCTTACTAAAAGATCCAACGGCACATTCTAAAAAGGATTTATTGAATATGGACGCCATTTATGATCGACCTTTTGTAACTAATCAAAAAGCCCCTGTCTCTCTTGGAGGTTATGTGGAAGCAAACTGGCAGCATATCGGAACGGATGGTATAAGCGATGGACATCAGCTTCAATTCCGGAGGATGACTTTATTTGTGGCATCATCTATCTCTAAAAGGATAAAGTTTTTGAGTGAGATTGAGTTTGAACCTGCTGATAAAGAAATTGCAATCGAGTTTGCGGCTGTTGATATGGAATTTAATGAATTGTTTAATCTGAGGGGAGGAATGATTATAAATCCTATAGGAGGGTTTAATCAAAATCATGATGGCCCTAAATGGGAGTTTACAGATAGACCTTTATCTTCGGTATCTTTGTTGCCTGCTACATGGAGCAATGCAGGTTTTGGGATTTATGGCAAAAAATATAATAAGAACTGGATGATAGGATATGAAATTTACGCATCCAGTGGATTTGATAATTCTATCATAGAGAATAGTGAAAACAAAACATTTCTACCGACTGCCAAAAAAAACACAGAAAGGTTTGAAGAACTGCCAAGTGGTACCCCACTATATACTACAAAGGTTGCCATACGTCATAGTAAAATAGGAGAAATAGGCTTGTCGTATATGGGAGGTATTTATAATAAATGGCAGGACGATGGCCTGGTCATTGATGAAAAGAGGAGTATTCATGTTTTTGCAGTGGATTTTAATACTACTTTACCTAAAACCAATACTTTTATCACCACGGAATGTGCTTGGGTAAATGTAGACATACCAAAAACCTATTCGGAGCAATTTGGGAATAAACAGTTTGGCGGTTTCTTGGACATCGTACAACCTGTTGTAAAAAGGACCATAGCAGGGTGGAAGGATGCAGTCATTAACATTGCAGTCCGGTTCGAATATGTTGATTGGAACAAGGGTCAATTTATTGATACAGGATCAAACATCGGAGATCATCTCTGGAGTATAATGCCGGCAGTTAGTTTTCGACCCAACTCTCAGTCAGTACTGCGACTAAATTATCGCATTCAGAAACAAACTGATGTATTAGGTAATCCACCCAGTAATACTGCTGGTTTTAATTTTGGACTTTCAACTTATTTTTAAAATATTATGGCACTAAAAATATATCTGCCCATTTATTTAATAATGTACATGCTGGTAGCATTTGTTATACCTACTTATCGTACCTATAAACAGACAGGAATAAATCCAATTACTTTTGGAAAAAATGATAATGCACATGATTATATTGGCTTCATCATGAAAGTGCTGATAGTTCTTTTGTTTGTTGCTGTGCTTACTTATTCTATGTCAGAAAAAATGTACTCCTATTTAGTACCAATTTCTTACTTGCAAACTCAAATACTGACTATAACAGGTTTGGCTTTAATACATATTGCTTTGGTATGGATAAGCATTGCACAATTTCAAATGAGTAATAGTTGGAGAATAGGCATTGATGAAGAAAATAAAACCAAATTAGTAACGGATGGTGTATTTTTAATCAGCAGAAATCCTATTTTTTTGGGTATGATCATAAGTGTGTTGGGCCTATTTTTTATTGTACCTAATGCGCTTACATTTTTTTTAACAATAACTACCTACATAATCATTCAAATACAGATACGATTAGAAGAAGAATTTTTGCAAAAGCAACACGCCCAAGACTATGTGAATTATAAACTCAAAACAAAAAGACTATTATAATTATGGAACACAAACACAAACACATATATGATGCAGAAGGTAATCAATTATGCTGCACACAACAAGAAAAAATATACATCTATGCTGGGGTTAAAGACAATGAATTTTTCAATCACAATCAAATTCTCTGAAATGATTGTACATATACATCCTTACATTACGAATGATAAATTAGCCGATAGAGGCAAAGAGAATTTATAGTTTTTATGATGGAAAAAGCGGAAGAAATATTAAAAGTAAAAGGTGTAAATCCTACGGCTGTTAGAATTTTAGTGCTAAGATATCTATTGGAGCATTTGAAATCTCAATCATTAAAAGATATTGAAGAAGGTTTAATGCATACCGATAGAAGTTCTATATTTAGGTCTCTAAAAACATTTGAAGAAAAAAAAGTTGTTCACAGCATCGAAGATGGGTCCGGTATGATTAAGTATGCTGTTTGTCCTACAGGATGTAATTGTGACCCACAAGATTTGCACTATCATTTTTATTGTACCAAGTGCGGCTATACCTATTGCCTTTTAGATAATCCAATACCTATTATCAAATTACCTCAAAATTTCAAAATGCAGCGAGCAAATATGGTAGTGAAAGGGCTTTGTAATAAGTGTAGTTAAACTTTGCAATTGAGTTGCAGTATATTCATAATAACTTTGTGGTAAAATTAAACATAAAAGCAGAAATAATGACAAAAGTTCTATTAAGTTTTCTTACATTCATAACCCTTTCAGTTAGTAATCTTCCAGCTCAAGCCGTTGATTTATCAATAAAACTTTTGGATAGTGAAAATCAAGAACCTTTAATTGGCGCCACTATTCTAATTAATGAAATTAAGCAAGGTACAGTAACTGACATTGATGGAATAGGTTTGTTTTCTAATTTACTTGTCGGTTCATATCGGTTTGAATTTTCGTTTGTAGGCTATGAGAAAAAAGACACAATTATATCAGTAAATGGGAGTAACAGTTTTTTTACCTTCAGTTTACAAAGTGCCAGCCAAGAAATAAGTGCTGTTACTATAAAAGCAACACGAAGTACTCGTACAATTACAAATATTCCTACTCGAATAGAATTTATCGGAGGTGAAGAGTTAGAAGAAAAGGCAATTATGAATGCACCCAATATATCTATGGTACTAAGAGAAAGTACAGGTATCCAAATACAGCAAACAAGTCTAAGCAGTGGAAATAGAAGTATTAGAATACAGGGCTTGGACGGTAGATATACTCAATTATTAAAAGATGGATTTCCTTTATATGGCGGTTTTTCAGGCGGTTTAAGTATAATGCAAATTCCTCCATTAGATTTAGCTCAGTTTGAAATAATAAAAGGAAGTTCTTCAACTCTATATGGCGGTGGGGCAATAGCTGGCTTAGTAAACATGGTATCAAAAAGACCAACGGAAGAAACAGATCTAAACATACTTATTTCTCAAACACATACAGGGGGTAGCTCAGGTAATGTTTTTTATAGCAAAAGAAAAGAGAAACTTGGATTTGCACTCTATGGAGCAGCACATTATAATTCAACTTACAACCCTGATGATGACACATTTACCAATATTCCAGAGACTACTTCGTTTTCATTAAATCCAAAACTATTTTATTATCCAAACGAAAAATCTACTGTTTGGATAGGCATAAATGCAACAACCGACAAAAGAGAAGGTGGAGATATTAATGTAGTTAAAAATGGAGTAGATGCTAACCACACCTACTTTGAGAACAATTCTACAAATAGATTTAGTACTCAATTTGCTTATGAATACAAATTAGCAAAAAGTCAGACTATAGAATTTAAAAATAGTGTGGGTTTCTTTAGTCGTAAAATCAATCAACCGAATTACATATTTAATGGAGACGAGACCAATACATTTACTGAATTTAATTATGGTAAAAATGGTGAAAAATCGGATTGGATAGTAGGTGCAAACCTGTATACTAATACCTTTAAGGAGATTACCGATAGTGCACCTCGAAATATGCAGCAAAGAACCTTAGGAGTTTTTGCCAACAATATTACAAACCTTTCAAGTAAGTTTATTTTAGAAACTGGTTTTAGAACGGATTATTCTTTAGATTGGGGTGTATTCCCATTACCTAGGATATCATTCCTCTGGAAAACTAACGATAAACTTTCAATCCGATTAGGTGGTGGGTTAGGATATAAAATTCCGGATATTTTCACAGAAGATGCCGCTACTCTTAACTTCCGAAATGTAAAACCAATAAGTCCAGATAATCTTAATGCAGAAAGATCTTATGGAGCAAACCTCGATATCAATTACAAATCATCACTAACCGACCATATCTTTTTCTCAATAAATCAATTATTCTATTTGACAGAAATTTCCAATGCTTTGCTTTTAGAGAATATTTCACCTACAGAATATCTTTTTAGCAATGCACCTGAAAATATTAGGAGTCTTGGTTCTGAAACAAATGTGAAATTTACTTATAAAGATCTTAGATGGTTTATAAATTATGCCTTGATTGATACAAGATTAAAGTATTTAGAAGGTAATCCCTTAAAACCTCTGACACCCAAACATAATGCCGGATCAGTTTTAATGTATGAAAATAAAGATTGGCGGATAGGATATGAAGTATATTATACTGGAAAACAATACCTTTCTAACGGTACTCAAACTAAAGATTTTACTACAGTGGGTTTATTAATTCAAAAACATTTCAAATGGGGAAGTCCCTATATCAATTTTGAAAACTTTACAGATAGAAGACAAAGTAGATATTCACCTGAAGTTTTAGGAACAGTTCGAAATCCTGTATTTCCTGAAATTTATGCACCTACAGATGGTTTTATTTTTACTGTAGGAATAAATATTAAGCCTTTTGGTCGTGAAGAATGTACTGATGATTGTCACTCCAAATAGCCACAAATAATAATACCGTTGAATATGCTTAAAATATATTTACCACTTTATCTCATTCTATACATGCTTATAGTATTAATAATACCTAATTATCAAACTATTAGGCAGACAAGAATGAATCATATTATATTTGGAAAGGATGATAATGTATATATTGGCTTTATCATAAAAATGCTGATAATTCTCTTTTTTTTTGTTGTATTTACCTATTCTATGTCAGAAAAAATGTACTCCTATTTAGTACCAATTTCTTATTTGCAAACTCAAACATTGACTATAATAGGTTTGGCTTTAATACATATTGCTTTGGTATGGATAAGCATTGCACAATTTCAAATGAGTAATAGTTGGAGAATAGGCATTGATGAAGAAAATAAAACCAAATTAGTCACGGAAGGTATCTTTTCAATCAGCAGAAATCCTATTTTTTTGGGTATGATCATAAGTGTGTTGGGCCATTTTTTTATTGTACCTAATGCCCTTACATTTTTTTTAACAATAACTACCTACATAGTCATAAAAATCCAGATACGATTAGAAGAAGAATTTTTGCAAAAGCAACACTCCCATGACTATGTGAATTATAAACTCAAAACAAAAAGACTATTATAATTATGGAACACAAACATATATATGATGCAGAAGGTAATCAATTATGCTGCACACAACAAGAAAAAATATATACCAATGCAGGAGCAGAAGACCTATTAAAAGAGCGGCATAGTAAAAACGATGGGCATTATCATGGTATTAAATATAAAACTGAACTAGACCACGACACAAGTACAGAACATACAGAGGCGGATGGTCACGATCATTCCAGTGGGAAAGAGAGCACTTTCAAAATGTTTTATCTTCCCATCATTTCATTCTTCCTTTTATTTTTTGCCCTTGCATTGGATCATTTGATTCCGCAAGCGTGGTTTACTGATTTGGTTCGATTAATTTGGTATTTGGGGGCATATGCACCGGTTGGTTTTCCGGTCATCAAAGATGCAATCGGTGCAATTAAAAAAGGGGAAGTGTTTTCAGAGTTTTTATTAATGAGTATAGCTACTATTGGGGCCTTTGCCATCGGAGAATTTCCTGAAGGCGTAGCTGTTATGCTTTTTTACAGCATTGGCGAAGTATTTCAAACATTGGCGGTAAAAAGAGCCAAAGCAAATATAAAAAGTTTATTAGATCAAAGACCCGATGAAGTTACCATTTTAAAAAACAATCAGGCAAGAAAGATAAAAGCGGAAACTGCAAAAATTGGGGACATTATTCAACTAAAATCAGGGGAAAAGTTAGGTCTTGATGGTGAATTACTTTCATACGCTGCTTCTTTTAATACAGCAGCATTGACTGGAGAAAGTAAACCCGATACCAAAATAAAAGGGGAATCAGTATTGGCAGGCATGATAAACCTTAACACGGTGTCACAGGTTAAAGTTACTGCTGCATATACCGATAGTAAGTTGAGTAAAATTTTAGAAATGGTGCAAAATGCCACTGCTCAAAAAGCACCAACTGAATTATTTATCAGAAAGTTTGCAAAAATATACACACCTATTGTAGTACTCTTAGCTGTACTCATCACTGCCCTTCCCTATCTTTTTGTTGACAATTATGATTTTAGTCAGTGGCTATACAGAGCATTGGTTTTCCTGGTTATATCTTGCCCTTGTGCCTTGGTCATAAGCATACCTTTAGGATATTTTGGTGGCATTGGTGCAGCTTCTAAAAATGGCATACTGTTCAAAGGCAGTAATTTTTTAGACATTATTGCCAATATTCAAAATGTAGTGATGGATAAAACTGGCACTATGACCGAAGGTGTTTTTAAAGTGCAGGATGTAGTAATAGATCAACAATACAACAAAAATGAAATATTACAAATGGTAAATGCTGTTGAGAGTCACAGTACACATCCGGTTGCTACCGCCATCCACAAGTATGTAGGTGATGTGGATAGGAATATCAAACCAGAAAATGTAGAAGAGATTTCCGGACATGGACTAAAAGCTATGGTCAATGGTAAAGAAATGTTAGTTGGTAATTTCAAATTGATGGACAAGTTCTCCATTGCTCATGAAGTTGATTCTAGCTCTATTGTTTACACCATCATCGCCATAGCTTATGATAAAAAATTTGTTGGCTATGTTACCATTGCAGATATTATCAAAGAAGATGCTCAGATTACAATAGACAGATTAAAAGCACTTGGGGTAAAAACAACTATGCTTAGTGGTGATAAAAGTAATGTTGTTCAGTTTGTAGCCAAGTCTCTCGGGATTATCAATGCATATGGAGATTTACTACCGGAAGACAAAGTCAATAAGGTAAAAGAAATAAAAGCCCAAAACGAAACCGTAGCTTTTGTAGGTGATGGTGTCAATGATGCCCCTGTGGTAGCACTGAGTGATGTTGGGATTGCTATGGGAGGATTGGGTAGCGATGCCACCATTGAAACTGCAGATGTTGTCATACAAGATGATATGCCTAGTAAAATACCTATGGCAATAAACATTGGTAAACAAACAAAAAAATTGTTTGGCAAAATATCTCATTGGCCTTCGGTGTCAAAGCAATTGTACTCATACTTGGGGCAGGTGGGTTAGCTACCATGTGGGAAGCCGTTTTTGCTGATGTGGGAGTGGCGTTACTGGCTATATTAAATGCCGTAAGGATACAGAAGATGAAGTTTTAATAAAAAATGAATCAATTATATTATCGGTAAAGCCAAATTGCCAACTTTAATTTCATTATTTGGTTTTAATTAAAATATTAGTAAATCCAATATTACAGAATAGGAGTTTGTAATAGCAAAACTAACCTTGTAATAGCCACTATTCAATCTCCAACTAATCAACCCCGCATACCTCAAATGATGCTTCTCAACAAGCTTTCCTGAAGCATCAGATATCTTCATAATGACTGGTCCTTTGTAGTCCGGAATGTCGATAAAGAATAGCCCTTTAGAAGGATTTGGGTAAATGTTGACTGTGTAAGTTTTAGCTGGTTTGTCTGGATGCGCTACGCAAAAACATCGCTCAACGAGTGATGGATCAAAGATAAAAGGATTGACATTGGATTGAATACGACCAATAGCCATGGTGCGATCGTATTCTGTGGAATCCACTACGTCTTTGCGATGCCATCTACAGATATCGGGCAACATTGATGTGAAAAAGGATCTTGATTTCTTAAGCATAGTGGCTCCGTATATGGAGTAAAAGTAGCATAGGGCTCTGGCGATATCGCCTTTAATGGACTCCCGTGGTTCGAATACATTAGAAGTGGATTCTGAATAATGTTCTATCAGCTTCAGATCAGGACGTGTGAACACCTTGTCATCCAATAGCCAATATTTGGTTTTGTCATCGGGAATGTCGCTGAAGGGGGCATTTTTTCTCATGGTGTTGATGTTGGCCTTAGAAGGCACCAAGTGATGCAGATCACCTAGTGCAGGCATGGAAGCTGATCCAAGCGATCTTGGAAAAAGATGTTCTGTTTGGATGCCATACTTGGCAGTCCAGGAAAGGATGTTAGTTCCCAGCGGCACGGGAATTTTATACCCGGAATAATAGCACTCGATTGAATCGTTTTGCAGGAAGATTTCAGTATAGAGTTTGGTCCGTGCTTGATAATATGGGAGGATGGTTTTGGGGGTGTAGTATTTTTTTAGTTCGGTGATGAGGGAATCTCCGCGGAGTCCGGGGAAGATGATTTCCTGTGATTGGAGATCGACAATAGATATAACCATTATAATGATGGTTTGAATATGATGTTTCATTAATTTTGTAATTGAAAATTTTAAAAAAATGCAGCCCCGACGGGCGCCGGAGCTGCAACAACATGAAGAAAAAAATCCGAAGTGCTATCAACCAACATCGGTGTATCATAAGGCTAAAGTTTAAACATAAATGCTACTTCCTCTTATCAAAGGAATCTGATTTGTACTCAATCCAGTTGCACATCTCCCGGAGACGACTTCGGACACGCTCACCATAGTGTTTTTCTATCTGTGGTGCAGTGAGATTGCTCGTGAAGTGTGTGAGTACTTGGCGCCCCTGAAAAAGCTCATAGCGCATCAGAATAATCTGTCCCAAGACATTGGTCTGGGTTCCGTAGTGCTTG
Proteins encoded in this region:
- a CDS encoding isoprenylcysteine carboxylmethyltransferase family protein; translated protein: MNHIIFGKDDNVYIGFIIKMLIILFFFVVFTYSMSEKMYSYLVPISYLQTQTLTIIGLALIHIALVWISIAQFQMSNSWRIGIDEENKTKLVTEGIFSISRNPIFLGMIISVLGHFFIVPNALTFFLTITTYIVIKIQIRLEEEFLQKQHSHDYVNYKLKTKRLL
- a CDS encoding endonuclease translates to MKHHIQTIIIMVISIVDLQSQEIIFPGLRGDSLITELKKYYTPKTILPYYQARTKLYTEIFLQNDSIECYYSGYKIPVPLGTNILSWTAKYGIQTEHLFPRSLGSASMPALGDLHHLVPSKANINTMRKNAPFSDIPDDKTKYWLLDDKVFTRPDLKLIEHYSESTSNVFEPRESIKGDIARALCYFYSIYGATMLKKSRSFFTSMLPDICRWHRKDVVDSTEYDRTMAIGRIQSNVNPFIFDPSLVERCFCVAHPDKPAKTYTVNIYPNPSKGLFFIDIPDYKGPVIMKISDASGKLVEKHHLRYAGLISWRLNSGYYKVSFAITNSYSVILDLLIF